Part of the Deltaproteobacteria bacterium genome, TGCTGTTTGCCCTTTTCTTTTTTGGTGTGTTTCTGTGCGGAGGCTTTCAGGGCTGCGGGAAGAAAGGTGATCCACTACCTCCCGATGTTCCTCCACCAGCTTCCATTTCTGACCTCAGGGTAAAAATTGTCGATTCGGGAATTGTTCTCACATGGAGCATCCCGGATACAAAAGGGGACATTCAGAAATTCAAGATCCAGAGAAGCGAAATGGAAGCGGAAATGTCTTGTCCTGATTGTCCGAATGAATATAGTACGATAGCTGATATTGCATCTAATGATCCATCATTATCGAAAGCAGGGTCAAATGTTGTCAGCTATCTGGATTCGCGAGTGAAGGCCGGTTTTATTTATACGTATCGCATTATTATATGTGATATAATGGATCATTGCAGTGAACCATCCCATAGTGCGGTAGTTAAAGTTAACTCTGATTCTCATCAAAGAAAGGGTACAAAAATTAAAAATAAGGAGAAAAATTAATTTATTTAGGGCGGAGAGTGAATGAATTATTTTAATTACAAAGGTAATGAACTCTGGTGTGAAGAAGTTTCAATCAGTCATATTGCGGAGGAGGTTGGAACACCGTTTTATCTGTATAGTCACAGAACACTGAAACATCATTTCCGTGTCTTCGATGCGGCATTTGCTGATATCCCGCACATTATCTGTTTTTCCGTTAAATCAAACTCCAACATCGCCATACTCAGGATATTTATTAATGAAGGCGGTGGTGTGGATATTGTCTCAGGTGGTGAGCTGTATCGGGCAATTGAGGCGGGAGTGGATACCGGAAAAGTCGTCTATTCCGGCGTTGGAAAGAAAATCGATGAAATTGAATATGCCCTCGAATCAGAGATATTTATGTTTAACGTTGAATCATCCCAGGAACTTCATGTGATCAACGACTGTGCAAAGAAGATGAAAAAAAGGGCAGGTATCGCCATTAGGGTAAACCCTGACGTTGATCCTGAAACCCATCCCCATATATCCACGGGCCTAAAAGAAAATAAATTTGGAATTGATATCGAGAAGTCGAGAGAAGAATACCGGCAGGCACAAAAACTATCAAATATTGATATTAAGGGAGTAAGCTGTCATATCGGTTCGCAAGTGACGAAGATTTCCCCCTTCATAGATGCCCTCGATCGTCTAAAAAAACTGATTAAACTTCTCAGGGAAGATGGTGTTGAAATCAGGTATCTCGACCTTGGGGGCGGCCTCGGCATTACCTATGATGAGGAGACTGCTCCTCATCCATCGGAATATGCAAAGGCAATAATCGATGCGTCGAAAGATATGAATTGCACCTTTGTATTTGAACCGGGAAGGGTTATTGTCGGCAATGCCGGTATATTAGTAACAAAGGCCCTTTACACCAAAAGCAGTAGTGAAGGGAAAAACTTTATTATTGTTGATGCGGGGATGAATGATTTAATTCGTCCCAGCCTTTATAAGGCCTATCATCAGATACAACCGGTGATCAGGCGGGAACGGGATGAAATTACCGCCGATGTGGTCGGTCCCATTTGCGAATCCGGTGACTACCTGGCTAAAGGAAGGAAAATTATCAGATGTGAAAAGGGAGATCTGATGGCGGTCATGAGTGCGGGCGCCTATGGATTTACCATGTCGTCGAATTATAATTCAAGAGGAAGGGTACCTGAGGTGCTGGTAAGCGACGACCGGTTTTATATGATCAGAAAAAGAGAGGGCTATGCGGATCTGATCAAGGGAGAAGAGATACCCGAATTTTTAAAATGAGGATGAAGACTAGGAGGATCGCCTATGTTTGGAGGAGCAATAGTAGCAATCGTTACACCGTTTAAAAATGGCAAGGTCGATGAAGAGACCTTAAGAGAATTGATAGAATTTCAGATAGCAAACGGTACCGATGGTATTGTCCCCTGTGGAACTACCGGCGAGTCCTCCACGCTGTCTCATGAGGAGCATGACAGGGTAATTGAAATTACAATAGATGCCGTGAAAAAGAGGGTGCCGGTCATTGCCGGGACCGGGTCCAACAGTACGGATGAGGCCCTGCGACTGACGAGGCATGCCTATGAGGCAGGTGCTGATGGAGCGTTAATGGTATGTCCATATTATAACAGACCCTCGCAGGAGGGGCTTTATCAGCATTATAAGATTATTGCGGAAAGTGTTCCAATTCCGATTGTCCCGTACAATATTCCGGGCAGGACCGGGGTTAATCTTCTGCCGGAAACAGTTGCAAGACTTTCAAAAACAAGCAATATCGTCGGAATTAAAGAGGCATCCGGTTCCTTAAAGCAGATGCATGATATAATTGATTTATGTGACGATACTTTTTCTGTGCTCTCCGGTGATGATTTCTTCACACTACCCCTCTTGATGCTGGGCGGTAAGGGTGTTATTTCCGTTATTTCCAATGTGGCGCCTGCTGACATGGCGGCGATGATAGATTCCTACATAGGCGGTGATATCAAGAGAGCGAGACAGTTGCATTCTAAGATGGTTCCCCTGATTGACGCCCTCTTTATTGAAACCAATCCGGTACCGGTCAAGACCGCACTGGCTATGATGGGGAAAATTACGTTTGATGTAAGACTTCCACTGTACAAAATGTCAGACAGTAACGATGAAAGGCTGAAAAATGCCATAAAGAATTATGGGCTTATCTCTTAATTACCTGACAGCTGTCAGCTGAAAGCTTTCAGCTGAATTTCCAAATCCTTTTTGCAACTTATTGGGAGAAGAACCGTTTTTAATGTAACATAGGAGAATATAGATGATTAAGGCCATTGTTACGGGAGCCGGCGGCAGGATGGGAGGCAGGATCATAAGCCTTCTTTCTGATAATAAAGATATAAAATTAGCAGGCGCTGTGGAGCAGAAAGGACATGCCATTATCGGAAAGGAAGCCGGGGAAGGGCTTGGGCTTGGTAGAACGGATGTAATTGTTGATGACCACCTCTTAACGTGTATTGAAAAGGGTGATGTGGTTATTGATTTTACACACCATGAGGCATCTCTGCACAATCTTGAGATTGCTGCGGCAAAAGGTCGAGCCATTGTTATCGGAAGTACGGGCTTTACCACAGATGCAATGAAAAAAATTAAGGAATTATCCAAAAATACTCGATGTGTCCTGTCACCCAATATGAGTATAGGGATAAATGTCATGTTCAAGGTTCTTGAGTATGTGGCCGGTATACTGGGGGATGAATATGATGTGGAGATCGTGGAATCCCATCACCATTTCAAAAAGGATGCCCCCAGCGGGACGGCACTAAAAATGGCTCAAATTATTGCGGAAAAGCTTGGTCGCGACCTGGAACAGGCAGGCGTATATGCCAGGAGGGGATTAATTGGCGAAAGGACCAAAGCTGAGATAGGTATTCAAACATTGAGGGCCGGGGATATCGTGGGAGAGCATATGGTCATGTTCTGCGGTATTGGCGAGAGACTGGAGTTTATTCATCGTGCCCATAGCCGTGACAATTTTGCACGGGGGGCAATACTGGCAGCGAAGTGGATCGTAGATCAGAAAAACGGATTGTACGATATGCAGGACGTCTTAGGAATAAGGAGTAAGTGACTTAAGGTGAAAGTGAGATTGCATGAAGACGTTCGTGGAGTTATTTGTTTTATTGGAGTGGGGTCGAATATGAATGACCCTGCCAAGCGGTGTATGGACGCTGTTTATCATTTATCTTCAGTAAATGGTATAAAGGTCTTGAGGAGGTCATCCCTGTATCGGACAGAGCCCGTTGGATATGCCGAACAGGACTGGTTTGTTAATGCTGTTGTCGAGATAAGAACGGAATTTGCTCCCCGTGAACTCCTCAAAGCATTACAATTATTAGAGGACAGCATGGGGAGGGTAAGGGGACCGAAGTGGGGACCGAGGTTTATAGATCTGGATATTCTTCTTTATGGCCAGGAGGTAATTCAGGATGAAGACCTGGTAATTCCTCATCCTGAACTTCACAAGAGACGATTTGTTCTTGAACCATTATGTGAAATAGCTTCATATGCGATTCATCCGAGATTCGGGGTTTCTGTCCGTGGATTACTGGACAGACTTAATGATGAAAGCAGGGTTTATGTCTACACGAAAAATGGAGAACCATGTTTAATCTAATCCGTTTAGTAATTATTTGTATTATTATTTATTTCGCATATAGATTGGTTAAATGGATTATCTTTTCACCGGGCGTCAATGCACCTGATCTGCCTGGGCGTCAGGCATCTGTCACGAAAAGCGAGGATCTCATAGAGGATCCATATTGTCATACGTACGTGCCTATGAGTCAAGCTTATAAGTCGTCAATTGAAGGGCAAGAAGTATTTTTTTGCAGTCAAAAGTGTTGCGAAAAATATATAGTGGAGAACCCAATGAAAAAGGCGCAGGAGGCCTCATGAAATTTTTTATTGATACAGCGAATATTAAAGAAATTAAAGAAGGTATCAGCATCGGAATGGTTGACGGTGTAACCACCAATCCGTCGCTGATTGCAAAGGAGAAAAGAGGCTTTGAAGAGGTTGTGAAGGAGATACTCGATCTGGTAGATGGACCAGTGAGCTTAGAGGTCATCAGCACAGAGGCAAAGGAGATGGTTCGCGAGGGGAAAAGGCTGATAAAATTAGGCGATAATGCAGTGATCAAGGTTCCCATGACTACAGAGGGATTGAAAGCCACGAAATTATTTTCTGATGAAGGAATCAAAGTCAACCAGACCCTTATTTTTTCACCCGTACAGGCCCTGATGGCGGCAAAGGCTGGCGCCGCTTATGTCAGCCCGTTTGTAGGGAGACTTGATGATATTTCTCATGACGGTATGGAAATAGTGGATCAGATCGTCACGATTTATAATAACTATGGTTTTGATACTGAGGTTATTGTAGCGAGCGTGCGACATCCACGTCATGTACTGGAAGCGGCTCTTATGGGCGCTGATATTGCAACCATACCTTTTAAAGTGATTGAGCAACTTGCAAAACATCCTCTGACTGATAAGGGAATTGATATGTTTTTTGCGGACTGGAACAAGGTCCCCAAAAAGTAGACAAGGGAGATGAGCTAGTTGATATG contains:
- the folK gene encoding 2-amino-4-hydroxy-6-hydroxymethyldihydropteridine diphosphokinase, with translation MGSNMNDPAKRCMDAVYHLSSVNGIKVLRRSSLYRTEPVGYAEQDWFVNAVVEIRTEFAPRELLKALQLLEDSMGRVRGPKWGPRFIDLDILLYGQEVIQDEDLVIPHPELHKRRFVLEPLCEIASYAIHPRFGVSVRGLLDRLNDESRVYVYTKNGEPCLI
- the dapB gene encoding 4-hydroxy-tetrahydrodipicolinate reductase codes for the protein MIKAIVTGAGGRMGGRIISLLSDNKDIKLAGAVEQKGHAIIGKEAGEGLGLGRTDVIVDDHLLTCIEKGDVVIDFTHHEASLHNLEIAAAKGRAIVIGSTGFTTDAMKKIKELSKNTRCVLSPNMSIGINVMFKVLEYVAGILGDEYDVEIVESHHHFKKDAPSGTALKMAQIIAEKLGRDLEQAGVYARRGLIGERTKAEIGIQTLRAGDIVGEHMVMFCGIGERLEFIHRAHSRDNFARGAILAAKWIVDQKNGLYDMQDVLGIRSK
- the fsa gene encoding fructose-6-phosphate aldolase; amino-acid sequence: MKFFIDTANIKEIKEGISIGMVDGVTTNPSLIAKEKRGFEEVVKEILDLVDGPVSLEVISTEAKEMVREGKRLIKLGDNAVIKVPMTTEGLKATKLFSDEGIKVNQTLIFSPVQALMAAKAGAAYVSPFVGRLDDISHDGMEIVDQIVTIYNNYGFDTEVIVASVRHPRHVLEAALMGADIATIPFKVIEQLAKHPLTDKGIDMFFADWNKVPKK
- the lysA gene encoding diaminopimelate decarboxylase, whose translation is MNYFNYKGNELWCEEVSISHIAEEVGTPFYLYSHRTLKHHFRVFDAAFADIPHIICFSVKSNSNIAILRIFINEGGGVDIVSGGELYRAIEAGVDTGKVVYSGVGKKIDEIEYALESEIFMFNVESSQELHVINDCAKKMKKRAGIAIRVNPDVDPETHPHISTGLKENKFGIDIEKSREEYRQAQKLSNIDIKGVSCHIGSQVTKISPFIDALDRLKKLIKLLREDGVEIRYLDLGGGLGITYDEETAPHPSEYAKAIIDASKDMNCTFVFEPGRVIVGNAGILVTKALYTKSSSEGKNFIIVDAGMNDLIRPSLYKAYHQIQPVIRRERDEITADVVGPICESGDYLAKGRKIIRCEKGDLMAVMSAGAYGFTMSSNYNSRGRVPEVLVSDDRFYMIRKREGYADLIKGEEIPEFLK
- the dapA gene encoding 4-hydroxy-tetrahydrodipicolinate synthase, producing the protein MFGGAIVAIVTPFKNGKVDEETLRELIEFQIANGTDGIVPCGTTGESSTLSHEEHDRVIEITIDAVKKRVPVIAGTGSNSTDEALRLTRHAYEAGADGALMVCPYYNRPSQEGLYQHYKIIAESVPIPIVPYNIPGRTGVNLLPETVARLSKTSNIVGIKEASGSLKQMHDIIDLCDDTFSVLSGDDFFTLPLLMLGGKGVISVISNVAPADMAAMIDSYIGGDIKRARQLHSKMVPLIDALFIETNPVPVKTALAMMGKITFDVRLPLYKMSDSNDERLKNAIKNYGLIS